Genomic window (Alligator mississippiensis isolate rAllMis1 chromosome 7, rAllMis1, whole genome shotgun sequence):
ctgaacatacgacacaatgatgaaaacaaaacagcctaatgCTAAAAATATACTCAAGACAATTGCTGCCAGCTCTCTgaggtatgtgtcagagcaggacagtTTGAGtagctggggtatttcacagaagaactggttgatggtatttgagtggcagaaggggagactaaaggtgttcccagtgtgcagggcagagttgatggcaccagcagcccaagcacaggcagccatctggatgcaagttctcctgttcattattatcccataatgcagtggcttgcagatggcaatgtatcggtcatatgccataaccgtgagaagggataaatttgctcccaagaagcagaagagacaaaacacttgggcaacacatGCAGAGTAGGAGATCGACCTGGTGTTCAGTAAggaattagacatggatttgggcacggtcactgagatggagccaaggtccacgatggacaaattaatcaagaaaaagaacatgggagaatgaagttcaCAGTTAAGAGTTACAATTGTGATGATGAGgagattccccatcagggctgccaagtatgctgcgagaaagataacaaagtgtaagatctgcagctcccaaatatcagaaaagcccaggagcaggaactcagtcacggtggtttggttggacatttccctcttcagcgcatagtgcaaggcctgtgaaggaaggacaagaaTAGTTGCCAGGATTAATGTTACAAATATAAAAGGAGGCAATCTCATATCAGATACAGCTCATGAACTAACTGTCAGTACTGTCTATctttaagtgctgtaaaattgTCAGTGGAAAGTATTATTGCTGGGAATATGGTTTTATGAGTATAAAGAAATTCCACAAAATTCCTTATCCGTGgttatatttctatatatataaaaccaaacCACCCAAAAGAGAATATATCAGAAAACAATATTTATTTATGAATATTCATCATGCAATATCTCAGAGGTTTCGCCTTTCAAttgcttcatgctctcattcTCCTCATTTCAGATCTCCCTTTTAAACCATCTCCCTTTGTGAAGTTTCAGACCAGAGGGtggcattttgtatttgttttttaatagcAACAACAGGAAAAGCAAGAAGCTCAGCAAACTTCAAGGCCACAGCAAGATCAGACACACTGAACACAGCACTTGTGACTACAATAAGATGCTGATCAATAAAATGCTAGCACACCCCCGTTCCTCTTCCGTGGTATATACGGCATAAGCATAGACGGCATCCTAAGTGTCACCTTGTTTGAAATGAATCTATACTGAGTTCTGCCTGCCACGGGGTTATTAGCTGATTTACATAGTCCCCATCCTTATCTGGACGGTCATCTCTATGCCATGATAAGCCAATATCATCCTCCTGTTATCTCCAAATTGTATCATTGATCTTTGTCATTTGGATACAAGAACTTTAATCTCTTTTGGTCAAGGGATGCTTCTCACTATTCATTTCCTCATCACACTTTGGTGCGTCCCCCCAATCCTAATTTGAGAGGCACTCGGGTATGTCAAGTACATTTCcagggggatcaactgtgggGCTTACTGAGTTCTCCCTCCTCCAGGAATTTTTCCTGGAAAACAACCAAATCTGGATGcaatgactgaggtgggattgtaatCCTGGTGTTGCTGGGCAATACTGAATCTCTGCCGTGGGGCTTAGAATTTAAATCTAGAAAGATCTTTCTTATAAAAAAGGTCTTTTGCTAAACATATCCTTTTTCACAATACATGTATTTTCTTCAGAACCATCAATCTATGAAAAAGAACCATCAGTACCGGGGTGGAGAGATAATCTGGTATAAAAGTGCAACCTCCAGGAGCTTTTGACTGAAAAATCTCAAGTTACTGAAATGCTACAAATCTGAACTTCCTACCGAGAACCCACACATTTCAAAGGgagctgttttctttcctttcttgcctTTTTTCCTTTGACCAGTTAAGTATTTTGAATACCTTACTATTAAGATGCTGAGAGCTTTCCAGCTGAATGTCATATTCAGGTTCTTCAATACCCCACACATAGCCCTTCTTGCCACCCAACcatatttaattgcaattaaaaacttACTGCAGCATTCCttgtgaagtttttctcagcttaCGAGAGATCCTCCGGATTCTTAGCTTATTCTCCCTCTACTCATCTATCTAACCTCTACACACATTCCTCTTCTTACCAAACAACCACAGTTAATTTGACTAATAAACTTACAGTAatgtgaagtttttctcagcttgtgatctcatcctccagtgccaggagtctCTGTTTATTTTCCCTCTCCTGATCTAtctaatttcccttttccctgccactaccaaATCTTCACAAGTCAAAATATCTTAGTAGGAGCTATCTCCACTCCAAGACTGACCTGGCACAAGtagatccaaaccagtttctctctgaAGATGACAGTGAACTTCACTGGTTTGGAAGAACTGATGCTGCAGGAAGAtgatttatccacatctctcttgttagggcttctgggacttattccctagagcccagcttacctctgaagcacagaatcagaaaCAAGCCTTCCTGGGTTCATGTATATTAAagcaaaaaagttttgttttgattctttaCTTTGATCATCTTTTTGGTATTGTTTTGTACTTCCAGCCCAGGATATGTGTCATCTGTGGTAGGCATGTGCAAaacggctagtattcactttgaatTCGGTTTTGTCCTGTTCAGGGGACAGTGgttggattcagtgattcaaatcgctgtcccaaatcaattcagccaaatctgattcagagattcgaccactGCCAAATTGGCTTAATCTCCGAACTGAACAGGCCTGATCCCCCACCCATTCTCCCACCCCATCTGTGGCCACCCTGTCCGACCCCAGCATCCGGACACCttaatcaaacaaaaaaaagccccacacttactGCCTCCTGCCAGGAAGGGGGGCAATTCCTACTGTCATTCACTATCCCACGCTATGGGGGGGGGCTCAGCCATTAGCCCTCAGAGGCTTGACAGCTGCTGAAGCAGCCGATGAGTGCagggctgttttttgtttttttttttaagtggtgttTAATGTGATCAGTAGTAAAGCTCAtcaggctgctctgatgtgccccCATAATTACCTTTTCTGCC
Coding sequences:
- the LOC132251820 gene encoding olfactory receptor 14A16-like, which produces MGNLLIITIVTLNCELHSPMFFFLINLSIVDLGSISVTVPKSMSNSLLNTRSISYSACVAQVFCLFCFLGANLSLLTVMAYDRYIAICKPLHYGIIMNRRTCIQMAACAWAAGAINSALHTGNTFSLPFCHSNTINQFFCEIPQLLKLSCSDTYLRELAAIVLSIFLALGCFVFIIVSYVQIFTAVWRIPSEQGVQKAFSTCIPHLIVVSLFLSTASIAYLKPVSDSLSPLDLLEAVLYCVVPPLMNPVIYSM